The Cryptococcus deuterogattii R265 chromosome 4, complete sequence genome segment GTTTTCTTGCGTGGCTGAAGAAGTTGCACCCGCGGCAGCTAAGTCAAAGAAGTTCTCGTAGGATTGAGGGAAGCTGAAGGTGAAGTTTGATGTGGGAAAGCCGCTATCACCTTCTGGAAGAGGGTTATTCGCTCCTCCTCGAGGAGAGGCTTCGGCTTGGCGTTTGCGAGGGTTAGACACGGACTGGAGGGAAGTGGAtgtctcatcctcctccagcaaTCTCACGGTGTGGTCAAAAGATGTCTTGCGCACacgacgaggaagaaaccCATATTGAGGATGGAAGTTTTCTTGACTATGTGTATAGAGGCCTGGACCATTGATCCCAGGTAAGTTAGACGTAGATTCTTTGGAAGAACTAAGTCCACTCGCAAGGGACATCTGGAGATGCTCGAGCGCGCTCCTGTTCTGAGGTGCAGAGGCGGGATACAAATCAGACCTGTTCATGTGCTCGACAGCTTGCTGCACTTCATCCtgctctccttctttctcggGCAGCTGACTCAAATTTTGCAACATCATGCTAGAAGGACCAGGGAGAGATGAAGCATGGTGGTGCTGATTCTGGTTACCATGATGGCTTGTCGAGTGGGCGTTGGCGCCGTGAGTGTTCCAACTGCCGTGTCCGACCATGTATTGGCCCATCTCTGCGATAGGTGTTCCGCCAGCAGCAAGAAGGTGATGAGCGTGAGCTTCACTGAAAGGGTTACGGAATGGAGCAGCGGAACGGGAGCGCGACCTAGAAGAAGCACGCCAGTCAATATCCATCGGTATGCGAGAGCGGGATCGGCTTGCTGCTCGCCAGTCGACATCCATGCCGCTAGTGAAACAATCAGTAAATGACATTATTATGTTGACGTGGCAGCTCACTTTGGCGACTGAGAGTTTGAACTTGTTGCTCCAGCAAAACCAACAATCCTTGACTTCCCctttgttcttcctcgtctttcCTCCACAGGAGGCAGTTCTGCggctgcagcagcagctgcttccttctcagcagccttcttttcttctttctctctttcctccttttccttcgccgcctgctcctcttccttcttcttcaatgtAAGATGCATCATTCTCCAGGTCAaattctccatcctctgccCATTGGGCAAGATATCCCTGGCCCTTGCGTATGTCTTCCAGACCTGCGCAGCAAGAGGGTCCTTCTCAGCCATCTGCTCCGGAGGTCCGACCTCGGGTAACGGGCTTGTAATATCGCTCTGAGACGGTTGACGTGTGACTGGGAAAGATCCAAAACCATTGAGTGGAGGGGTCATAAGAGGAGTGCTAGGGACGTGAGCAGTGAGGAAGTCATCTTGAAAGATGTCGCTAACAATGTTCGCGTCTTTTCGTCCCTTGCGGGACGATGTTTTAGGGGACGATGCATTTTGAGAGAAGGACGCCGTAGGAGCGCTCGTAGGAACACTCGTAGGAGCATTCGTAGGAAGTGGCCAAGGCGGGGAACCAACATCGACATTTTGTTTCGCTTGCTGACCCAAGCCCATACCGATACCCATGCCCATTCTCAAAGCCATCTCTAAACCTGCTGCCCCATATTGAGCAAGATGTTCAAGAGACAAACCGTTTGGTAAAGGAGGTAAACCATTAAGTGAAACGCCGCCGGACATGGGGTCTTCATGAGGAGCTTCAGAGCCGGCTCTTGAGACATGCGCAGAGGATGGTACACTTCCCCGGTGTGTCTGGAACACAGGAGCTGGATGCTGAGGGGCTTCCCGCCGACGTGGAGCAATGGGTGGATACCGTGAACTACTGCTCGAACCTTGCAATTCATGTTTGGACATGGAGCCTTGCTGCCATGAGTCGGTAATACCCATCTTAACGGGGCTGTTGACTCCGAAATCACTACCGCCGGGTGTTGTCGCTGGCGTTTCGCCCTGACCCAATGCCCTCTCCGGCAAGGGCCAAGGCGTCAAGGGTTGACTAAATCCACCTTTACTCATCTCTCCAGGCTGTGAAAAGGTGACATGATTGTATTGCTGCTGAGAGCCAGGGAAGCCAGGTAACCCTGCAGAATTGTGCAAGATGCCGGGAGAGTTGATCGAAGACTGACTGCTTGAGTGTACGTTCTGATCATGAGAGCTAGCTTGCTGTTGATGCTGCAAGCGACGACTCAAAAGGCTCGTACCCCCAGGATGTGAAGTTGAATGGGCAGTGGTTCGAGCAGCCTTTGGAGACGTACCTGAGCTCAGAGCGTCCATAAAATCGATAGGAGCACTTTCATTCGTTTTACCCTGACTTTGCTCGACCAGATCAGCAAGACTAGCGAAAACAGCTGGATCAATGGGATCATCATTACTGGcagtctttttttctgtgcccaaagaagaaagccAATTTATGGGGTTCGGAAGAGACGTCCAGTCGAATGGCTTAATATTCGCATCGTTTTCACCCTGCTGACCAGGAAAAGATGTACcccaagaggaaggaggaggttcTATGGGGGTAGTGGATATCATAGGGGCTGAAAGTTTTGATCTAGAAGAGGACAGTTGAGAgtgtgaagaagactgaaCACCCTGGGAAAAGCTGTTTCGCTGGATGCTAGAACTCACTCCAACAATATCAATAGGAGTCATTGGGGTGGGGGTAGTGGCAATCGACGAATGATCATTACCATGAAAAGAACCACTACCGCTGTGTCCTATACTTGATGGCTGGGAGAATGACTGGTATCCCTGTGGAGGGTAAGGAAAGTTGTGCCGGttgatgggaatggaaggcgACATGGCAGGTGTTGGAGGATTGGAGAGGCGAGAAGACGCCGCGGAAGGGGGTCTTTCTGGTACTCGAACAGTatttcctttcccattGTAAACAGATTGTCCTCCCCCAGCATCCACAGTGAACGGCCCCTTTTTCCCCCCAGATGTAGTGCGCCATGGAAGCTTGTCCATCCTAGCCGCCGCTAACTGCTGTTTAGTTGCAGTGCTAATGGGCCGAGTAGACGGTTCGCGAGGCGCCGTTGGTTTCGGTAAAAGTGGACGAAGCCTAGAAGAAGTCCCGCCAGTACTAGTTGAAGTAGTGGATACAGGCGatgactttgaagatgtgGTGGACCTAGGAGATGGACCTACGACGGGTGGAGACGGGGTGGAAATGGTGTCGATTTTGTGTAGTTGGCCGCTGCGGTGATTGGAAATGGCGAGAAGACCCCGCGGTTCTTCGTTAGCCTGCATTCACCACTGATCAAACgatgagaaaaaaggtAGAGGTCCCGATTGATGCCTGCCACTACAAGGCTTGGATACAAAAGATGCAGAGAGAAGTCGGATGACTTGGCACGAAAGCGAAAAGAGGGAGACAAGACACCGTTTCAACAGAAGGCAAAACTTCTTAATCAGCGACAGCCTTTATCCAGCTCTCTGGTGGGAGTGATAGTCCCACGTGTCCAGTGCCCGTCTTCACGATGAGTTGACGAATATCGTCCGGCCCCTGTCGTATTTCCGCGTGTAAAATAATGTAAAATGAGATTGCTGGGAACGGAAAAGGGTTATTGTTACGTACTTAATAGGAAGGCGGAGAGCTTGCAAGGTCTCCTCTACTGCAGTTCTATGGGTGTGGTAATGGGCTGCAGTCTGCGGTTGTAGCTTGGTTAGAGATGACTGGAATTGTTGACAGATGGAGTGCCTCGAATATTACTGACTCGACGTCAGAAAGGCGCCTGGTGGGACGGTGATGCGCTCGTTAGTGGGTGGCGGCGGGATCAGATGCGTGGGATGGATGTATGGGGGAGGAGTGGTAGTGCTTGGTGAGTGAGTGAAGGAGCAGGCGGTGTACGGGGTGGCAGAGAGGGCGAAGAATAATTATTGCAGCGGGAGCCATGGACCTCATACATAGCCGCCAACGCCTGTTCACCAGCATGCAGCAACCGCACCCGATTCCTTACTTCTTGACTTGCGGCGGATTATTTATTACCAAATGCAGTATTTCTTCATATCACTTTCACAACCCGCctctcctccgccgccTGCGTTCTGTCGGCCCTTATTATCCCTTTTTGACCTCGTTCCTTTATTCGTCTTACATTCCTCAGTTCCTTGCCTCTTACTCATATTTTATTTATTCATATATCAAGCAATGTTCATGTCATTCATGCTATTATTGATGCTGTCATAGCTTAGAAACCTCTGCTGCACTCTTCAATGTCTTCATTTGTCTATCATTGAAACGGAACGACAGTGAGTACGTTCGCTCGCAGCACGTACAGCTCAAAATACTACTCGTTCATTGAATGGGGGCGCCTTTTTTTGCCCTAATTTTTCGTCTCCAATTTTTAGCCTGTGATTTGCCTGTTCGATCTGTTCAGAGTGATGAGCCTTGAGTCTGAATGGTAATAGATTTCCATAGATCAAAAGATTCAGGTTTTAGATTACCGGGACCACTGGCCGCTTAGATAACTAAACGAAGCGCCGACGAATGAGAAATTGATGAGTCGTGCC includes the following:
- a CDS encoding GATA type zinc finger protein asd-4, which gives rise to MDKLPWRTTSGGKKGPFTVDAGGGQSVYNGKGNTVRVPERPPSAASSRLSNPPTPAMSPSIPINRHNFPYPPQGYQSFSQPSSIGHSGSGSFHGNDHSSIATTPTPMTPIDIVGVSSSIQRNSFSQGVQSSSHSQLSSSRSKLSAPMISTTPIEPPPSSWGTSFPGQQGENDANIKPFDWTSLPNPINWLSSLGTEKKTASNDDPIDPAVFASLADLVEQSQGKTNESAPIDFMDALSSGTSPKAARTTAHSTSHPGGTSLLSRRLQHQQQASSHDQNVHSSSQSSINSPGILHNSAGLPGFPGSQQQYNHVTFSQPGEMSKGGFSQPLTPWPLPERALGQGETPATTPGGSDFGVNSPVKMGITDSWQQGSMSKHELQGSSSSSRYPPIAPRRREAPQHPAPVFQTHRGSVPSSAHVSRAGSEAPHEDPMSGGVSLNGLPPLPNGLSLEHLAQYGAAGLEMALRMGMGIGMGLGQQAKQNVDVGSPPWPLPTNAPTSVPTSAPTASFSQNASSPKTSSRKGRKDANIVSDIFQDDFLTAHVPSTPLMTPPLNGFGSFPVTRQPSQSDITSPLPEVGPPEQMAEKDPLAAQVWKTYARARDILPNGQRMENLTWRMMHLTLKKKEEEQAAKEKEEREKEEKKAAEKEAAAAAAAELPPVEERRGRTKGKSRIVGFAGATSSNSQSPNGMDVDWRAASRSRSRIPMDIDWRASSRSRSRSAAPFRNPFSEAHAHHLLAAGGTPIAEMGQYMVGHGSWNTHGANAHSTSHHGNQNQHHHASSLPGPSSMMLQNLSQLPEKEGEQDEVQQAVEHMNRSDLYPASAPQNRSALEHLQMSLASGLSSSKESTSNLPGINGPGLYTHSQENFHPQYGFLPRRVRKTSFDHTVRLLEEDETSTSLQSVSNPRKRQAEASPRGGANNPLPEGDSGFPTSNFTFSFPQSYENFFDLAAAGATSSATQENSDVNRGGDDDLADLTDWTSQPVTADTSAFGSPSAFGHIEPGMSLPSMPQATGDNPFDFQQLMHLYLNANSSASPFTHINPSQVLGGVSGQAANDFSPSAISPQSGAPTPGNNSSGNNIRPLPKAVGGKSVENRRMPPPNRSNSTPNLAALKMSSQSGPSKHGHTASIIASGNAGPGSSKGNKGSSGNNKSRPGTPTSENEGGPGSIMTSGESPIMCTNCQTTNTPLWRRDPDGQPLCNACGLFYKLHGVVRPLSLKTDVIKKRNRAAPGPKESNLSRKNSVVASKNMSVRSKPSSPTITSSANSGGGSKKARRASDAPGGINE